One genomic region from Desulfuromonas sp. TF encodes:
- the fdhD gene encoding formate dehydrogenase accessory sulfurtransferase FdhD, giving the protein MHGIYSYSKDSTGQGQLTAREKEVVEEFPLVLNVNGREIATLIASPHDLRYLAVGFLRLQGFVERMEDFNLLSVCSDFGMARVEIKGELPEKLKPVLTSGCGTGIAFTIPQALKEGLSGDPGRRFSADEIFAMMNELGTRAQRYRSHGGMHSAAAGDGSISFFSEDLGRHNTIDRIAGEALIKGIDLHGMMLVTSGRISTELVAKSALLGMPLIASRTSPTNMAIKMAETAGITLVGYVRGGRFEVYTHRERLQIADSAEKVKGVTGVILAGGAASRMGSNKALLPQNGVRFIEGIYRTLEGLFEEVIVVTNTPEQYAFLPCRKVPDLYPGKGVLAGIHSGLMHSETPAIFTVACDMPSLNAALIKHLCSLSGGVDLVISSTDRGFEPLHALYGKGCLPALEELLQSEANRRVIALLSRVQSREVHPEEIAPFDPEFSSFDNINTPEDYFRLRNGRQRTGKEGEGDEKAVRSPYAPGLRRSEPRLKTTEQAAPQPSIKER; this is encoded by the coding sequence ATGCACGGCATCTACAGCTACAGCAAAGACAGCACGGGCCAAGGTCAATTGACGGCGCGGGAGAAAGAGGTGGTGGAAGAGTTCCCCCTCGTTCTGAACGTGAACGGTCGGGAGATCGCGACCCTCATCGCCTCTCCACACGACCTCCGTTATCTCGCTGTCGGCTTCCTCCGTCTCCAGGGGTTCGTCGAGCGGATGGAGGATTTCAATCTCCTCTCGGTCTGCAGCGATTTCGGGATGGCGCGGGTCGAGATCAAAGGGGAGCTCCCGGAAAAACTAAAGCCGGTCCTGACCTCCGGTTGCGGCACGGGGATCGCCTTCACCATTCCCCAGGCGCTGAAAGAAGGACTTTCCGGTGATCCCGGCAGACGTTTTTCGGCCGATGAGATATTCGCCATGATGAACGAACTCGGTACGCGCGCCCAGCGCTACCGGAGCCACGGAGGAATGCATTCCGCCGCCGCAGGCGACGGAAGCATCTCTTTCTTCTCCGAAGATCTGGGGCGCCACAACACCATCGACCGCATTGCCGGCGAGGCTCTCATCAAGGGAATCGATCTGCATGGCATGATGCTGGTCACGTCGGGGCGGATCTCCACGGAGTTGGTGGCCAAGTCGGCGCTGCTCGGCATGCCGCTGATCGCCTCCCGCACCTCGCCGACCAATATGGCGATCAAGATGGCGGAGACAGCGGGAATCACGCTGGTCGGGTACGTCCGGGGCGGCCGCTTCGAAGTCTACACGCACCGCGAGCGGCTGCAGATCGCCGATTCCGCGGAGAAGGTCAAAGGGGTGACCGGGGTCATCCTGGCCGGCGGCGCCGCCAGCCGGATGGGGAGCAACAAGGCCCTGCTTCCCCAGAACGGGGTCCGGTTCATCGAGGGGATATACCGGACCCTGGAAGGACTGTTCGAGGAGGTGATCGTCGTCACGAATACGCCGGAGCAGTATGCATTCCTGCCCTGCCGGAAGGTGCCGGATCTCTACCCGGGAAAGGGAGTGCTGGCGGGAATCCACTCGGGGCTGATGCACAGCGAGACCCCCGCGATATTTACCGTGGCCTGCGACATGCCGAGCCTGAATGCCGCTCTGATAAAGCACCTCTGTTCACTTTCGGGCGGCGTGGATCTGGTCATATCCTCTACGGATCGAGGCTTCGAACCGCTCCATGCCCTCTACGGCAAAGGGTGTCTGCCCGCCCTTGAAGAGCTCCTGCAGAGTGAGGCCAACAGGAGGGTCATCGCCCTCCTGTCGCGCGTGCAGTCCCGGGAAGTCCACCCGGAGGAGATTGCGCCCTTCGATCCGGAGTTCAGCTCCTTCGACAACATCAATACGCCGGAAGACTACTTTCGGCTGAGAAACGGGCGGCAAAGAACCGGAAAAGAAGGAGAAGGAGACGAAAAAGCCGTTCGGTCCCCGTATGCTCCGGGGCTGAGGAGAAGCGAACCCCGCCTGAAAACGACGGAACAAGCAGCGCCTCAACCTAGCATAAAGGAGAGATGA
- a CDS encoding MoxR family ATPase gives MSDQGFHQFNGTEKYVASRALQDVVNVALALERPLLLKGEPGTGKTLLAYHIAESLGMELILWNVKSTTKASSGLYTYDTVQRLNDARFGDGDVRDIRRYIKLGPLGRAFARPERVVLLIDEVDKADIEFPNDLLFELDEMRFHILETDEWVESAHRPVVIVTSNSEKELPDAFLRRCVFHYIDFPDEDQMRAIIDVHYPGLSGELLQNALKVFYGVRKVPGLRKRPSTSELLDWIRALLASGAKLTAEETSPSKDVPFLGTLLKMEGDLDSLSRHAKRPTDVRTAGRSSVR, from the coding sequence ATGTCCGACCAGGGATTTCACCAATTCAACGGCACCGAGAAGTACGTTGCCTCCCGGGCCCTCCAGGATGTCGTCAACGTTGCCCTGGCGCTGGAGCGTCCGCTGCTGCTGAAGGGAGAGCCGGGCACGGGAAAGACGCTTCTTGCCTATCATATCGCCGAATCCCTCGGGATGGAACTCATCCTCTGGAACGTGAAGTCAACCACCAAGGCGAGCAGCGGTCTCTACACCTACGATACGGTGCAGCGTCTGAACGATGCCCGTTTTGGGGACGGCGATGTGCGCGACATCCGGCGTTATATCAAACTCGGTCCTTTGGGGCGGGCCTTTGCGCGTCCCGAAAGGGTCGTGCTTCTCATCGACGAGGTGGACAAGGCCGATATCGAATTTCCCAACGACCTGCTCTTCGAATTGGATGAGATGCGTTTTCACATCCTGGAGACCGACGAATGGGTGGAAAGCGCCCACCGGCCGGTGGTGATCGTTACGTCGAACTCGGAGAAGGAACTTCCCGACGCCTTCCTTCGACGATGTGTCTTTCACTATATCGATTTTCCTGACGAAGATCAGATGCGCGCCATCATCGATGTGCATTATCCGGGACTCTCCGGAGAGCTTCTCCAGAACGCCCTGAAGGTCTTCTACGGCGTACGCAAGGTTCCCGGATTGCGAAAACGCCCCTCGACTTCGGAACTGCTGGATTGGATACGGGCGCTGCTGGCCAGCGGGGCGAAACTGACCGCGGAGGAGACCTCGCCATCCAAGGATGTCCCGTTTCTGGGGACCCTCCTCAAGATGGAGGGGGACCTCGACTCCCTGTCCCGCCACGCCAAACGCCCCACGGATGTGCGCACGGCAGGACGAAGCTCCGTCCGCTGA
- a CDS encoding VWA domain-containing protein, producing the protein MFLSLFHALRALRVPVSVTEWLTLLEGLSKGLHKESLNDFYYLSRSLLVKDVAYYDAFDQAFAHCFKGQSLPEDLVTREQILEWLQGPLAPLRLSPEQIEEMKALSLPELLRELEKRLQEQEKPHHGGQKWIGTGGTSPYGANGSHPSGVSFAAQGSGGRAALQAVARRYRNLRNDLTLDVRQISVALKRLRDLRDCGAEEALDLDATIDKTCHNGGEIDLVFAREPQNQIRLLLVMDSGGSMEPFRNLSERLFSAANKLNHFKDFRTFYFHNCVYDKLYTNLETGEFVPTAEVLLKCAKTYRLIMVGDAAMSPYELFYHTDLLDHLHTRDVQGIDWLRQLSEVFPRRAWMNPLPENSWAHYETVPTVGALFPMFPLTLEGLTRAVRHLR; encoded by the coding sequence ATGTTTCTCTCCCTCTTTCATGCCCTGCGGGCACTGAGGGTGCCGGTCAGCGTCACCGAGTGGCTCACCCTCCTGGAGGGCCTTTCCAAGGGACTCCACAAGGAGAGCCTCAACGATTTCTATTATCTGTCCCGCAGTCTGCTCGTGAAGGACGTCGCCTACTACGACGCCTTCGACCAGGCTTTTGCACACTGTTTCAAGGGGCAATCGCTTCCTGAGGATCTGGTGACCAGGGAGCAGATTCTCGAATGGCTCCAGGGGCCCCTCGCGCCGCTTCGTCTCTCTCCCGAGCAGATCGAGGAGATGAAAGCGCTCTCTCTGCCCGAGCTTCTGCGGGAACTGGAGAAGAGGCTGCAAGAGCAGGAGAAACCCCATCACGGGGGGCAAAAGTGGATCGGCACCGGCGGGACGAGTCCGTACGGCGCCAATGGCAGCCATCCCTCGGGAGTCTCCTTCGCCGCCCAAGGCAGCGGCGGGCGGGCCGCCTTGCAGGCCGTGGCCCGCAGGTATCGCAATCTGCGCAACGATCTGACTCTGGACGTGCGCCAGATCAGCGTGGCACTGAAACGGCTGCGCGATCTTCGGGACTGCGGAGCCGAGGAGGCCCTGGACCTGGACGCCACGATTGATAAAACCTGCCATAACGGCGGCGAAATCGATCTGGTTTTCGCCAGGGAACCGCAGAATCAGATTCGTCTCCTGCTGGTGATGGACTCGGGAGGCTCCATGGAGCCTTTCCGCAACCTCTCGGAAAGGCTCTTCTCGGCCGCCAACAAGCTCAACCACTTCAAGGACTTTCGCACTTTCTACTTTCACAACTGTGTTTACGATAAGCTCTATACCAATCTCGAAACCGGTGAATTCGTCCCGACTGCCGAGGTTCTTCTGAAATGCGCCAAAACCTACCGGCTCATCATGGTCGGCGATGCCGCCATGTCGCCTTACGAACTCTTTTACCACACCGACCTGCTGGATCATCTGCACACGCGCGACGTCCAGGGGATCGACTGGCTCCGACAGCTCTCCGAGGTCTTTCCCCGTCGCGCATGGATGAACCCTCTGCCGGAAAATTCCTGGGCGCATTACGAAACCGTCCCGACAGTGGGGGCGCTCTTCCCGATGTTCCCCCTCACGCTCGAGGGGCTCACTCGAGCTGTCCGGCATCTACGGTAG
- a CDS encoding MFS transporter — protein MRVIRTDRKTLWTTPFCLTMLGMLFLFIPFSLYMPVLPAYLLEELNSSLQAAGAVNAAFLIAAVLFRVHTPRLEARFGVRRVLLASGIVFTATNAIYLGLDSVAGILLNRFVSGAAFAIVNTSTMALGSRLVPRSRIGEGLAYLTTMVLAGGAVGPYIGLKLSSVYGYPSVFIFSTLTTLLGLLIICLVPDREEMAKTPARISVRDLFEVKAVPVSLIILVLAFSYGGVMTFVVVYASELHLPLVIEYFFVVMATASVLSRLATGRLYDRLGADAAICVSIVILAGGLMILGGIHITAWMLLAAAMIGVGYGSAVPSMQALAIQISPEHRSSAVTATFFTCVDGGIGLGAYVLGGGIQAFGYAAVYLALGVMSFGCLLSYYLLSTANRRSQNGPLPPRSPEPGRE, from the coding sequence ATGCGAGTGATTCGTACCGACCGGAAAACCCTGTGGACCACCCCCTTCTGCCTGACCATGCTCGGGATGCTGTTTCTCTTCATCCCGTTTTCACTCTATATGCCGGTCCTCCCCGCCTACCTCCTGGAGGAGTTGAACAGCTCCCTGCAGGCGGCGGGCGCGGTCAATGCGGCCTTTCTCATTGCCGCCGTGCTGTTCAGGGTCCATACCCCCCGACTCGAGGCACGATTCGGCGTCCGGCGGGTTCTGCTGGCCAGCGGAATTGTTTTCACGGCAACCAATGCGATCTATCTGGGGCTGGACTCCGTCGCCGGTATCCTGCTGAACAGGTTCGTCAGCGGCGCCGCTTTCGCCATCGTCAACACGTCGACCATGGCCCTCGGCAGTCGGCTTGTCCCACGATCAAGAATCGGCGAAGGCCTGGCCTATCTGACGACCATGGTGCTGGCCGGCGGTGCCGTCGGTCCGTACATCGGCCTGAAGCTTTCCTCTGTTTACGGCTACCCCTCGGTATTTATCTTCTCGACTTTGACCACCCTGCTCGGCCTGCTGATCATCTGTCTTGTTCCTGACCGTGAAGAAATGGCGAAGACGCCCGCGCGCATCTCCGTACGGGATCTGTTCGAGGTGAAGGCCGTTCCTGTTTCGCTGATCATCCTTGTACTCGCTTTTTCCTACGGCGGCGTGATGACCTTTGTGGTCGTCTATGCCTCGGAACTTCATCTGCCGCTGGTCATCGAGTATTTCTTCGTGGTTATGGCGACCGCTTCCGTGCTTTCGCGCCTGGCAACCGGCCGATTGTATGACCGTCTTGGAGCCGATGCCGCGATTTGCGTGTCCATCGTCATCCTGGCAGGAGGGCTGATGATCCTGGGCGGGATCCATATCACCGCGTGGATGCTGCTGGCTGCCGCAATGATCGGCGTTGGATATGGAAGCGCTGTCCCCAGCATGCAGGCGCTGGCCATTCAGATCTCCCCGGAGCATCGCAGCAGCGCGGTGACAGCGACCTTTTTCACCTGCGTCGACGGAGGCATCGGCCTGGGCGCGTATGTTCTGGGAGGCGGCATTCAGGCCTTCGGATACGCAGCCGTCTACCTTGCACTGGGGGTGATGAGCTTCGGCTGCCTCCTGTCTTACTACCTCCTTTCAACCGCAAACAGGCGTTCCCAAAACGGACCTCTTCCCCCGCGGTCACCCGAGCCGGGGAGGGAGTGA
- a CDS encoding aminotransferase codes for MKFRISPHIELVQYPPITEVKSWIAGRTFSPDRPLVDLCQAIPDYPPAPELVDFLRERMKDPLVSKYSPDEGLPEVREAVSAWYGRLYGSAPRPSEICLTVGASQAFWLAMTVLCTRGDEVIVQLPAYFDHPMALQALGVRPVFIPGEKGGAGADADVRKIASLVTPRTRAILLVSPSNPTGEILSPEAVRQLFELAREKGIALVLDETYNAFIPEGAPPHALFADPGWRDHFIHLASFGKTFALTGYRAGALVAAEGFMQQALKVQDTMAVCQPRITQHAVAYGCECLDPWVAANCNMMTRRHDAFRAAFTLQGNPFELAASGGFFAWVRHPFAGKTGREAARILAEEAGIICLPGEVFGPGLEGFLRLAFGNIADEEIPQAVERFLQIDPGRQ; via the coding sequence ATGAAATTCAGGATATCTCCCCACATCGAACTCGTCCAATACCCTCCCATCACCGAGGTGAAATCGTGGATCGCCGGGCGGACCTTTTCGCCGGATCGGCCGCTGGTCGATCTCTGCCAGGCGATTCCCGACTATCCCCCGGCGCCGGAGCTGGTCGATTTCCTCCGCGAACGGATGAAGGACCCGCTGGTTTCGAAGTATTCCCCCGACGAAGGGCTGCCTGAAGTTCGCGAGGCGGTCTCCGCCTGGTATGGACGCCTCTACGGGAGCGCTCCGCGGCCGTCGGAAATCTGCCTGACCGTCGGCGCCAGCCAGGCTTTCTGGCTGGCCATGACCGTGCTCTGCACCCGGGGGGACGAGGTGATCGTCCAGCTGCCGGCCTATTTCGACCATCCGATGGCCCTCCAGGCCCTGGGAGTGCGCCCCGTTTTCATCCCCGGAGAAAAGGGGGGCGCCGGCGCCGACGCCGACGTCCGGAAGATCGCTTCTCTGGTGACGCCTCGGACCCGCGCCATCCTGCTCGTTTCTCCAAGCAATCCGACCGGTGAGATCCTTTCCCCGGAGGCGGTCCGGCAGCTATTCGAACTGGCCCGGGAGAAAGGCATCGCCCTGGTCCTCGACGAAACCTACAACGCTTTCATCCCGGAGGGCGCACCTCCCCACGCCCTTTTCGCGGATCCGGGCTGGAGAGATCACTTCATCCATCTCGCTTCCTTCGGCAAGACCTTCGCCCTGACCGGCTACCGGGCCGGAGCGCTGGTCGCCGCGGAAGGCTTCATGCAACAAGCTCTGAAGGTGCAGGACACCATGGCCGTCTGTCAACCGCGCATCACCCAGCACGCGGTGGCGTACGGCTGCGAGTGTCTCGATCCCTGGGTCGCGGCAAACTGCAACATGATGACCAGGCGTCACGATGCCTTCCGCGCCGCATTCACTCTCCAAGGAAATCCCTTCGAGCTGGCGGCGAGCGGGGGCTTCTTTGCCTGGGTCCGGCATCCTTTCGCAGGAAAAACAGGCCGGGAGGCGGCGCGGATCCTGGCTGAAGAGGCCGGTATCATCTGCCTCCCCGGGGAGGTTTTCGGTCCGGGGTTGGAGGGATTTCTCCGCCTGGCTTTCGGCAACATTGCCGATGAGGAAATACCGCAGGCGGTGGAGAGATTTCTGCAGATCGATCCGGGCCGGCAGTGA
- the hrpB gene encoding ATP-dependent helicase HrpB has product MKGGRIKGQLPVDEALPELERALAVGDAAVLQAPPGAGKTTRVPLALLNAPWLAGRSILMLEPRRLAATNAARYMARLIGEEPGRTIGYAIRYESRIGAATRVEVVTEGILTRRLQEDPELTGVGLVIFDEFHERSLNSDLALALCRDAQQGLRSDLKLLVMSATLDAAPVAKLLGDAPMITSAGRVFPVDIRHLPREPQGSPAEFTAAAVRRALAETDGDILVFLPGTGEIRRCARLLADLEEKVDLRPLYGDLPFAEQERAILPGLRRKVVLATNIAETSLTIEGVSVVIDSGLERRPRFDAARGMTTLETVSISQASAGQRAGRAGRLGPGVCCRLWSEGAHGALLPFAPPEIRSADLAPMALELARWGIPDPAQLVWLDSPPAGHLAAAREVLRQLGAIDDQGRLTAMGERMAAYPAHPRLSRLLVAALEAGYPALGCDLTALLSERDVFAAEEVPHSASGSDLLDRVEALRRSEAEAVKRAARYWRRKTGTKVGEPSADLRAVGRLLAAAYPDRIGREREPGSGRYLLSGGQGVRLSPRSAIGRSEWLVAVDVAGRPGGEGEIRLASALVRNDIDELFGDGIEWRREVEWDERSGRLIAREVRRLGALVIQERPAAALPEDAVAAMLGVVRRQGLDVLGWHPAARQWRARGAFLARSFPEDGWPDLSDAALLASVQKWLSPFLQGVKSLEGLRRVDPLPALRNLFGWERQLELDRLAPERLKVPSGSNIRLDYETEERPVLAVKLQELFGLSETPRVAGDRVAVLVHLLSPAGRPLAVTSDLASFWKNIYPDVKKEMKGRYPRHPWPDDPWKAEPTRKTLRGRRTDDR; this is encoded by the coding sequence GTGAAGGGCGGGAGGATCAAGGGACAACTTCCCGTCGATGAGGCTCTCCCCGAGCTTGAAAGAGCGCTGGCCGTCGGCGATGCGGCGGTCCTTCAGGCGCCGCCGGGTGCCGGCAAGACCACGCGCGTGCCGCTCGCACTTCTCAACGCGCCGTGGCTCGCCGGCAGATCGATCCTCATGCTCGAACCCCGCCGCCTCGCCGCGACCAACGCAGCCCGCTACATGGCGAGGCTCATCGGCGAGGAGCCGGGCCGCACGATCGGCTACGCCATACGATATGAGAGCCGCATCGGCGCCGCCACCCGCGTCGAGGTGGTCACAGAGGGAATCCTCACCCGCCGCCTTCAGGAAGACCCGGAACTCACCGGGGTCGGCCTGGTCATTTTCGATGAATTCCACGAGCGAAGCCTCAACAGCGATCTCGCCCTGGCACTCTGCCGGGATGCCCAGCAGGGGTTGCGCAGCGATCTGAAACTGCTGGTAATGTCCGCGACTCTCGACGCAGCGCCCGTGGCGAAGCTTCTCGGCGATGCTCCGATGATCACCAGCGCCGGACGCGTTTTCCCGGTCGATATTCGCCACCTCCCCCGGGAGCCGCAGGGGAGCCCGGCCGAATTCACTGCCGCGGCGGTGCGCCGTGCGCTGGCGGAAACCGACGGGGACATCCTGGTCTTTCTCCCCGGGACCGGCGAGATCCGGCGCTGCGCCCGGCTGTTGGCGGACCTGGAAGAAAAGGTGGACCTCCGGCCCCTTTATGGCGATCTGCCCTTTGCCGAACAGGAGAGGGCGATCCTGCCCGGCCTGAGGCGCAAGGTTGTCCTGGCCACCAACATCGCCGAGACGAGTCTGACCATCGAGGGAGTGTCCGTTGTGATCGACAGCGGTCTGGAGCGCCGTCCGCGTTTCGACGCGGCGCGGGGGATGACCACCCTGGAGACGGTGAGCATTTCCCAGGCGAGCGCCGGGCAGCGGGCCGGCCGCGCGGGGCGTCTGGGTCCGGGCGTCTGCTGCCGCCTGTGGAGCGAGGGGGCGCACGGCGCTCTTCTCCCCTTCGCTCCGCCGGAGATCCGCAGCGCCGATCTCGCTCCCATGGCTCTGGAGCTGGCCCGTTGGGGGATTCCGGATCCGGCGCAGCTCGTCTGGCTCGATTCGCCTCCCGCAGGTCATCTCGCCGCCGCAAGAGAAGTCCTGCGGCAGCTCGGCGCCATCGATGACCAGGGACGGCTCACAGCGATGGGAGAGAGGATGGCCGCCTATCCGGCTCATCCCCGCCTGTCGCGACTGCTGGTCGCCGCACTGGAGGCCGGATATCCGGCCCTCGGCTGTGATCTGACGGCGCTTCTTTCCGAACGCGACGTGTTTGCCGCGGAGGAAGTACCACACAGCGCCAGTGGCAGCGACCTGCTCGATCGGGTCGAAGCGCTTCGCCGTTCTGAGGCGGAGGCGGTGAAGCGGGCCGCCCGCTACTGGAGACGGAAAACGGGAACGAAGGTCGGAGAGCCGTCGGCCGATCTGCGCGCAGTGGGACGCCTCCTGGCAGCCGCCTATCCCGACCGGATCGGGCGCGAGCGGGAGCCGGGATCGGGCCGCTATCTCCTCTCCGGAGGGCAGGGCGTCCGCCTGTCCCCGCGTTCGGCGATCGGCCGCAGCGAATGGCTGGTTGCGGTGGATGTAGCCGGCCGGCCCGGCGGGGAAGGGGAGATTCGCCTTGCCAGCGCCCTGGTGCGGAATGACATAGACGAACTCTTCGGGGATGGTATCGAGTGGCGGCGGGAAGTGGAATGGGATGAACGCAGCGGGCGCCTGATTGCCCGCGAGGTGCGGCGGCTCGGCGCCCTGGTCATCCAGGAGCGGCCGGCAGCCGCCCTCCCGGAAGATGCGGTGGCGGCCATGCTGGGTGTGGTCCGCCGGCAGGGACTGGATGTTCTCGGCTGGCACCCGGCGGCTCGGCAGTGGCGGGCAAGGGGGGCTTTCCTCGCCCGGTCATTTCCCGAGGACGGCTGGCCCGATCTGTCGGATGCGGCGCTTCTTGCCTCTGTGCAAAAGTGGCTGTCTCCCTTCCTTCAGGGAGTGAAATCCCTGGAAGGGTTGCGGCGGGTCGATCCCCTGCCGGCCCTGCGAAACCTTTTCGGCTGGGAGCGGCAGCTTGAACTCGACCGTCTCGCTCCGGAACGCCTGAAGGTGCCTAGCGGATCGAATATCCGCCTCGACTATGAAACGGAAGAAAGACCGGTGCTTGCGGTCAAGCTGCAGGAACTCTTCGGTCTGAGTGAGACTCCCCGCGTCGCCGGCGACCGTGTTGCGGTCCTGGTCCACCTCCTGTCGCCGGCCGGGCGGCCCCTGGCGGTCACCAGCGACCTCGCCAGCTTCTGGAAGAACATCTACCCCGACGTGAAAAAAGAGATGAAGGGCAGGTATCCCCGGCATCCCTGGCCCGATGACCCCTGGAAGGCCGAGCCGACAAGGAAAACCCTCAGAGGACGGAGGACAGATGACAGATGA